TCTAAGTCGCACTGGATAAAAACATCTGTAAATGACtaatgaataataaaagaaagaaagtgcgctaggtattcatttaattttgctaatgtactgtataccacaatgtataggcctactgtagagatttatatttttatataatgtaatgtgtacggAGAACACATTCACGTTACTTCGGCACAAtaatttttccattttaaataaactgagcactctaaatatatgtgtgtgtgtgtgattattttaatatattttttaaaccgcACCTGTCCAGTTTAGCAAGGGACTACTCTATTCAATGTTACTCTTAACCTGTGTGTGTCAATTTATAAACGTGCAGTTTGACATGTGTAAAAAACGATGGCTTAAAACATTCCTCCTTTAATAATGCTTTGATGGTTTTTATTTGCCACCCAGGTCCAAATGTTGTTATTGCAGCTTTTTGACTGCCGTTTCTGCATAGCACACCGCGACATCATGCTGTAATGCTGACAAGGAGATGTCACATTTTCTGCACATCAACGTAATGTTTGTAAGTTTACTCtatagtaatgtttttaaatgaccctataagtaggggtctacctaaatcgtgaTTTCGCAGAAATCAGGAAATTGGGGGTAAGCACGAAATTcccctcttttaggggccaatgaaTACTGGACAagtacagagagagaaaaaaaaagaaactgatgttagacaaataacatttaaaaaaaacaaaaaaaacactccaaagtggttaacttttttgtttagtgttcagATGACagcgatgttttaatcagcctatcagtgcatctgtactggtttttctgtgacctgtactgtacagtagggggtgggacaaagtcagtgctgcattgttttgatttaggttgctaaaatgtaGTTTTCCGCATTGGACAAAAACggacaacaaagcaaaagcaaagtatatttcggcttaTGATTGTGTCAAGAtattcccaaagaaactgtacctgcagatggaggtaattgttttgcacatcttgtatgTGACTTtagagaaaatacgatcgatctctatttagcttcagaatcacacattaaacgaaaggctaaacaaaatgtaaaacaaaggacagctttcagaaaacaaacttgaaagtcagcgcagacaaaaagttttcctgtcagttgtagccaagttaaatcagcactacaggtacgaTTAAGCACAGCCAACTTGCTTTAAACAATCTGCTGCTGCATACTTTTTAAACAGTTAGActtttagacccaaataggcacattttctttgttttgactcgatataataaaataaattcctggatgggacaaataacatgacaacaaacatgctgcatatattcCCTtaattaaagtatgccagatgcccttgggtaaccgagttttgggactgtttctaatcaatttccacatctgtataacttggcaaagctttgccttacacttccaaccaattcagtggatgcagacgtgcagtctcaatgtatgggaaAGTTcacacaccagacagagaatgtcagcagcaactgcagggggatgttgcatgtgtgcctttaacaaatgacagcgctctgttttagtaagaaagcaagtaccactatttttaggcttttctATGCtttgaaatactgtctacttagatatatttaatttttaaacagttccgcgaaatgtcagcaaaatacaaattttattccacaacatacccatgaaaaatacgtaaatttaccacgatttaagtagacccctatctACAAGTTACATCTCTTTAGCAACACTGGATGACAGTTTTTAGGATGTAAAACTGCATCTGTACTATTGTTATTGCAGAAGGAAAACAACAATGATAAGCACTAAACAGAAGAATTCATATTAGTTTAGCTCCTCTAAAAAACAATGCAGTAGTTTAGAAAATTAGCTAATGGTTTAGTCTGACAACTACAAACTACAAAAGTATGTTTCTGACATACTGACCGTGAGTCGCTGTTCAGCAGACTTACATACAGGTTTATTAGCGCATGctcaccaccatcatcatcatcagtcaCTGGGCTATGTGGACTTGCACCCTCAGATCTAAACAATTCAAGTACCAAGGCTCTTGTTATGCAGTAAAACACAAGCAACATGCAGATGCTGTGGTAGTGATTTGACAGTGTTAtcagttgcctttttttttttttttttttttttttttttaaagcggaCGTATTTCCTACCTGTTTATCTAAGCAAGTCGCCTTGGGAAATCTTGTAAGTACTATGCTAACTGCGCCATAAACCAAGCAGTTAAATCAGAATACTTTATGACATAACGCTAGTATCAATCACGAAAACACTATATGGCCATGTCAGCAGTTAATGCAATAACAGTACCAGGTGTCAAACAGAGGCCTGTATAACTTGTGATGGTCGTCCAAGAAACTGGTCTGTGAGCTACTAGCCTCTGGAGGACCAAGCCCAGACTTGCAGGTGGCTGACTGATCTCGCCAGGTGGCAGGTCAGTATGTGCATCTAAAGTGCAATGAGGGGCAACAGACCCTGACAATTTTGCCTTGGAATACTAGGTCCAATATGAACCTGCACTCTCTTGACTAAGTAATCCAAGAAACGCAATTCAGTTTCTCTAGCTGCAGAGTTTCATTGCCCTAAGCGAATACTTTTCCACAGCAGAACACCTATGGACTGTGCAGTGATTAACGCAGTATTATATAATGGTCAGTTGATCTTAATGTccatttcatttgttattttgctTCAGAAACATGAGAGGAATTAGGTAACACTATAACCCAGTATTAGTAACCTTTCTCATACACCCTGCTGATTCAATACAACCATCATTGGCACTCACCTTTTATTTGTGTGCGGGCTTCCTGAGTTGGGAACAGAGTGAGAGAAAATGGTGTCATTCATGCTGTTTGCAGGTCTCGGAGGCCTAATGAAGAGGAAAACATGACCACTGCTTTAATAGCTGGACTGTAAACCCCCAGACATTCAGAATTGTTAAGCCTGCAGTGAAATAGAAATGAAGTGTTAACATTACACCGATGGAAGTACTTTATTGATTCGAATAATGCTGGTTTGGAGCAGATTCAAAAGTTAtgcttttttctgtatttgtgcaAGCCACAGGAACTGTCAAAGCACTGctcaatgtcatttttaatgtgGAATCGAATGCAGTTGAGTAGTATAGGAGGAGTAGTGAGCCAGTGGATTATTACATAGCTGCAGCAATATACACTTTATGTTCCAGACACAACACTGAGGCAATGACGAGTTAGGAATGACACCAAACTGGGGAGTCAACCCACACTATTACAGGGATAAAGACATCTTCATTCCACAGTGTATATTAAAACATTCCTCGATACTTGAAATTCATATTCTGCTTCATTTCTAAATCAGTATTTTAAGCTTTTTAACCATATGGTCTTCATTTCAGCAGGTAGGAAGACGCAATGCAACTTTCTCCTAAGTATGACGAGACTAcctttataaacatttatattacattttaaaacgtgTTACTCAGTTAATATCTCACTATTAGGGTATCATTCcataaaatacatctttaattaCATATCTACTAATACTGttaaaatggaatacaaatatttttcaaataccaAAAAGAATGCCATACTTTTAAATtggtaaaacatgtttgttttatttttaaataaagccttATACCCAACAGAATAATTATTTAATTCTTTCCCTGTTCACAAACCTAGTTTTTTTGCCACTAAATCTGAAGTGTACAGTTTAGATAATCTAAAAGGGTTGCCCCACCTACCTCAATCTATCACAGTCATTTAAAAATCATGCACTTACCAAGTGTCACTTTGGAGCAGCAATAAAAGAAACATAAAGAAACATAACTTCATTACACTCAAGCCTCCATTATATTGGCAGCTTTGATCCGATAGTTACAAAGAAGCCTGACACGGCAGAGAATGTAACTACAGATAGTAGTCAGTAGCAGGGAACCAAATACAGTAACATTAGTGAACACAATGGCAAAGTTTTCCAGAAACTCTTCAAGGGCACTTTATAGAGAGAAGAAAATGTGCCTGCATTCAGTCCCACAAACTAGGTCTCTAGTGTGTTTTGGGAGGAGCAGGAGGGGCGGCGTGCTTGGCAGGGTAACATATTGCAAATTTAATTTCATCTAGGGTTTGAGGAATGTCTACAGCATAAGCTATGTGAAGGAGTGAAGGCAGCGCCTCTGCAGGTAGAGATAAGGAAGAGTCATTTTATATCAAACAGCCAGGCCCTGGTACACGAAGTGCAATAAGAGGGGTTGGGTTATCATGCAGAACCGTTTCTGACAGGCATCCAGCCAATAGCTTCCAGAATGATGACAGTAAAGCAAGATTGTCAAGATATATGGAACTGGAGACTCGATATAGGGTGCTACAGAATTTAGTTCAATAATATCACAATCATCTTTAAATAAGTACTCAAGAACTGGTGTAACAGGACATTAGTATCAAGTTGCACCACTTgctgtacatttatatatttacattaaaataatataaaataaatttaacaaaaCTTGGGGCCATATGGGGCCATTTGGTTTTATATTGCACCAAACTGCTAATGTTATAGACCTGGCAAGGAACAACTAAAGTGCAGGCAGTAGCTTTTCAAAAGATCAGCAATACCTGAAATACTTTGTGATTTTGGCAATTTGGCTGTAgagcataaaaaaataacactgattCTATCAGATAAAGATTCTGTTCTTCTATCTGTCATAGGAATTTAAATAAGTCTGTTTCAGGCTGAAAACTAAGAATGGCGTTCAGCATGCATGAAGAAAAACCTGCAAAAAAGGTTAATCAAATCAGACACCATAACCAGACATGCTAGCCATCTCCTTAGAGCAGGCAATCTCGGATATATACTTACACAATGTGGGCCAGGTTTAGAGGTTTTTCAGGCTGGTCAGGGAACATTGGGTGCAAAGGCTCACGACTGGAAGCACAGCTTAAGGACTTGCTAAGTGCATTAGTTAACTTCTTAGCAGGAGATTTCTGGGAGGAACAAGGAGGCTACAGGTGACTTGGGTTGGTAGAAGCAGAGCTAAAGGTAGTGTAAAACACAAGGACACTACAACAAATACTGCAAAGTTCCTTTTAATAGCCACTTCTCAAATAGAATACTCAGTTATACAAAAGATTTGTTTCCTCAGCAAATGTACAGTATGAACTGCATTACTTGTAGGTATAGCCTGCCAAGTTATCATTGCTTAGCACCGTGTGACACTGCCATTAACCTTACTTCCCCAATGTTATTAAAATGGAATCTGCACGAATCAAGGGTGGCTTTGCCTCTTCTGAAAGATTTCAAATTGGATGCAATACCCTGAGGGTTTATCGTGGTAAACATAATAGCTGTGTTGCTATTATTAGGAGCTTTATAGAAAACACaagactttatataaaaaaaaaaaaaaaaaagattctttatTCAATTAAATGCATATGGAATATGTTCAAATCCACATTAAAAACACCAACACATTAGAATCACTGTAACCCCTTAAAACCCCTAAAGACTGCTGCTGCTCTAGAGTTGAGAGAGAAAAATGCATCTGTTCAATCTGAATGCAACAAAAATGCTATTGTAGGTTTGTGACTAATACTATATGACTCGTCCACAGAAGCATTTATAACCAGGTGCATGACCAGATCAGATACTTACAATGTACAAACAGCATGACCACTGGTATCAAATTTAAAGACAGCAAACCTTGGCACCTACTGCCTAGACTGTAGCCCCAACATGCAGAGCTGACTTACAGATCCTCCCTCTCCTCTACCCGAGAGCAAGATCtactcctgagcttgttacctatactcaGGGGCTAATTAaggctataaaaaaatatccgataGTTGCGACCATAGAgctcagggttagaaactcatactagccctgcacccagtcctggattTCTGAACTACCAtcaattaagtatattatttCACTGATTCAgtagccaggagtttgaacaaccCCTGTTAAACATACTGTTCGTTCCCTAAAAGCTGCAAGAACAATTTTCTAATAGTCACCCTACAGATTCAAATAAGaccagtacccccccccccccccccagttataatttctcgacagtacttgcacacttaagttgtaccctctttgctgtcttccacaacgaaatccttatggtcacagacATAATCTTCTGagttttttgtgtgtctaggcgtttttttttttttttttacatatcgccttaatttgcatttctgttttaaatcctccctatctaactgtaatatagttttaaattCCGCGAACAATCCTccgtttctaattgtaatcttgttttaaatctcgcaagtggagtctccaatagaaatgcaggaatttgggatggggtgggtttaaagtaccAATGATTGTCAAGAAGGAAGGACATTGCCtgactgcactgggaaaggtagctGTGTTTAAATCAGTTAAAATTGAAAATCAAAAGCCTAAATCTACCTAAATAAgggttctgaaacccaggactgggtgcaggactaATTGAAGTTTATAATCCTGTGAAGCTGTTTCATGTTTATATTGGATAATTAACATGTATTACTATTTCATAATACATCGCTTTAGTACATAGTTTTACACAtcacagttttaaaacataaaaaaaaaaaaaaaatctagtacaTGTATTTCTTAAGCTTCCATTCAATCTGAATTCGGACACCAGCATGACTGCTGACTCTTGACATTCCAAATTCAAAACCAGCAACAATCTGGAGTTTGTGAGACAATCCAAAAACTTGTTGTTCTAGCATCCAAATACTTTGTCTGATATAGATATGAATGCAATCAATCAACACACCACTCAAATCAGGTCTTACTTCTAGACAGTGTATAAAGTGTTGCTATGAAACAACAGGTTTTCAAGTGATCTCCAACATAAGACCCAGCTGATTTATAACCGGCTTTATTCATTGTGGAGCATTAACTCGTACCATAAATATATTGCTAAGATTTATTATAAACCCTTAAAATCACTGTCATTATCAACAGACTTTCATTTGTGTATTCAGTTGCATGTAGGTAAACAATGCTGTGAGAATACGTTTAATGCTGCTGCAACCCCCTTTCTTACCCATGATGTATATTCCTTCATTTGGTGTTGGTTGCTATGGGAACCACTGGCATGTCCCCTCCAGAAACAGTCCTGACAGAGCTGGTAATTATGACACTGCTGGCAGCGATAGCGAAAGCCCATCATGCTCTCACTGTGGCAGTACGAGCACTCTACAGGGTGAAAGACTGCAGGGGGGAAATCACAGAGACATCAGTCACGtctgtgcaaaacaaaacaaatagcaagCCGACAAGTTTGTAACGTGGTTAGCACCAAGACAGACAGGGTCTCAAATCAAGGGACACCAAGAGTCACAGCTAGTAAATGAAAATATTGGTTTGAATTATTATGTATTTCCCTTATTAATATGTATTAACTCTAGATGGGtcagtataaataaaaacaatgcattatgggtttaagttttttttttcaggtataaCACTATCTaaagtgaaaggaaaataaaaacaaaaacagtaatatgCAACTCAGAAGGTTTCACTAAAACACTAACAATAACTCTTATTATTTTATCCCCATATTTATCCCAATTATATTTCCTCACTGTAGCAactcccacaacagctcaggagagaTTAGCCAGTCTTCTCCAGGCCACTGTGAGCCGCTGTAGCACACTGACATAATGTACTCTATTGTATCCCCAGATCTATGTGTCGCAGCCAGGACTCCAGCACTCCTCGTCTGTACAACCACTTGGGGACCCAACTAGCCCACGGTTTTTCTTTCCATATATTCTGGTTAAAAAAAGCTCACCGTTTTCTACATTAGCCAGACGATGCATTAATGGTAACCAAACCAGACACTGAGGAGGAGGATCAGACATGAGGCTATCCAGGAAATTGTTGAGCAATATCTTCTTCTGttagtatgaaaaaaaaagttagattcaTAACAGACTAGCAAGCAAATGCAGCCTATAATTACAAGATATCCCCACTGGGATTATGAACATTTCTTTCATTAGTTTATGTTAAATAAAGCACTGCTATTACCAAGGTGAAATGGCATCAAAACCACAGATAAAAAGAAGAGCAACCTAAGCATATCAGACGTGAAGCGAGCAATATAATACCTTTAAAAGATAGCTGTAAGGCAGTTAAGCTGCAAGAAGCAACCAAAGTCATaaatctaaaacacattttattttttctgacaaACTGCTGTTGCTGTCCTAGACTCATGCAGAGTGTATTTAAGCAAGGCATTACCTGCTGGGCAAAACATGACCTGGTAGCCTGTTCAGTGTAGCCAAAGGAGGGGCCCTCAAAAACTGTTGTGGGCAGTTTTAGTACCCCCCGCAAAAACATGTCAAATTTTGAGTAAATCATTATGCCACTGGAATCagaaatctgtgaaaaaatatctgaaaaatgCAAggataaatatattaatatatatgtattacaaataatacaaatttgaGTTATAATGTCCAAACTACATTATttccatgcggagcgcctttaccggacacaccactcaggagccctctTCTCTCATTGATAAGTCAATCAGCACTGACGCAAAGCGAAATGGGCGGAGATTTTTGAGGCATACCAAAATGAAATCTAATCGCAACGAAAGCTCAGctaatcaacatgcagtgattataatGATGTTAATGCTGGCCAATAGTGCCTAACAAACAGAAGCAGCACGAGGAATCagatgcaagcagcatgaactacATTGAATGAAAGCTGCATAATGGCACAGATTAAAGGTTGATTGAGATGAGTTACTGGGGGGCTGCTTTGGCCACACAAAATCCCACTGGTGGCTGCATTTGAGAATCactgcgctagtggactgtgtgagtgtggATGAAAAGCAGGTAAAGTAAGTCCTAGTACCGAGCACCGGCATTAAAATAAGTACCGGTGAGTAAAGGCAGAATTTGACAAAAGCACATGCAGGGCTTCTTTGCAGGGCAGGGGCTCTGTTTATGTGTTGGTACAACATTAAAGAAATTTACTGGCCCCATAAGTTCAATGATACCCCAAGGGGATTTCAGCAAGCTGCAGAGATCAAGTGtttgattcattattttaaacactgtacaTTGATAAAATGCCACATTAGATCGCTTGTTAAACCTAAAAGAATTACATGagccaaacacacacaaattgtGAACCCCCACCTTTCCATGGCAGGGGTATATGAAAAGTGAACATGTCGTTTTctagttgtttgttttaaatatccttGTTAAGATTACAACCTCAGAACCTCTACAGCTTTGGCATAATGTGTATGTGCACGGGAAATATGTAATAGATCGTTTAGTACCCAGTACGGTGCCTAATCCTCTGTAAACATGTTAATATGCAATAACattatttcaatcttttttttttttacttgacaagGACACTGCATACTGAGATCTGACAGAAGAACTCATCACTTCACTTTTTGAGATAGATTAAGCCATATACGTGTACTACATCACACACTTAAGTTGCATAGAAATGTCTGGTTTCGAcaagcaaaacttaaaaaaaattctCTTTTTCCAAAATCAAAAACAGGTCTgcatattgtaatgttttcagcAGCCCTGCTCCTGTGCTTAGGCAGGGACATGGAGAAAGTGCAGCGATCTTTAATGAGCTCAAAGGAGAGGTACTGCAACTTATATCAGGTCTCGTACATCTCTGGCCAACAGCGATTCAATTGGTCAGATCACTTTTCATCATATCAGTTAATAATTTCAATGACTTGGAGAACTCTGCTGTGGACATATCCCATAATTTACCATATAGTGAAATATATGGCTacaaaaatgtgatttgaaaaaaatcacaaaaaaaagtgaaataacgAGAAATTAAAACTTACATCTTAATTTGTCTAAAATCTTCCCTCCGCATATTGTTGCCAGAGCAATTTTTACAACAAACACCAATATTTTGCCAAGGCCTTCCCTGCAAAAAAGAACAAAGACGACAAATATTAGCCATTTTTACAGCTTTAAATCATTATCCACTAATTAGGTATAAAGGTGCTTTACAGGTAAtttgttcattcattaaaatCACAGACAATTAGCTTGGGTCCTCTGAGAGCAGGCTTTCATCTTCAGCACTCACTCAAGGTTTGATAGCATAGTTGTCCTGTGCTACAATCTTGAGTCTATAACCCATGAATCACTAAGACAGAgggtgaaaaaaaatgacacaccaCAGTAATCTAGTGGGTCAGGGGCCTGCTTTGCACTTCTTCTACCTCAAGAATATTGCTAGCACCTAAGGTATGTATGGTTCATGATTCTTGGTTTATCTAGAATagtgtttctcaaccttttttgTAATAAAGCCCCCTAAGGATCAGCTGAGCTTAGTTATCACCCCCTtgccagagaaaataaaaaattaagaattattgccaattaacaatgctgtttaattaacataaattattaattacatttaattccatTAGTTCCGAGAATTACAGAGAAATAGttcatgaaacaaaaataattaaacccacTGATATAATCACTGGTATAATCAACAGGCAGAAACATACATAAAATGTTTACTATTACGGAATATTGCcgacttataaaatggcttggataaaataagtgctgtgattggctgaacaagatcacatgaccatgcggtAATAACTGTCTTACAGCACGCctatgacatcacagaccaacttacttacctgattgTAACAGGGCGAACAGCCCTGTAtagttatttttagaatggggtttccgcctctgcccctgtgcagtttattttgtgttttgtattatgatttatttatttgtgtttattatgtacatAAATGTTGGCAAATGCTgtgggttttgttattgtatttatgtttgtgtttatttttaaacattttatttatttttgtatttaaaacaaaatgtcgCACAACACGTCTTTTTAACTGCAGTTACTTGTGTGTGCGTCCtcattctggtctgacgtcatcactCACGACCGTCCTGTCAcactgatctattaatattactcaATGCCTTAATAGTagcaattatctaaacagtgtttatgtaggtaaaaatgtcaaaatacaacggag
This Polyodon spathula isolate WHYD16114869_AA chromosome 3, ASM1765450v1, whole genome shotgun sequence DNA region includes the following protein-coding sequences:
- the LOC121313467 gene encoding dystrobrevin alpha-like isoform X20, which produces MVHKGRMIEDRGRRGNTMAETRQLFAEMRAQDLDRIRLSTYRTACKLRFVQKKCNLHLVDIWNVIEAFRENGLNTMDPNTEFSVARLEAILSTIFYQLNKRMPATHQINVEQSISLLLNFLLAAYDPEGLGKILVFVVKIALATICGGKILDKLRYIFSQISDSSGIMIYSKFDMFLRGVLKLPTTVFEGPSFGYTEQATRSCFAQQKKILLNNFLDSLMSDPPPQCLVWLPLMHRLANVENVFHPVECSYCHSESMMGFRYRCQQCHNYQLCQDCFWRGHASGSHSNQHQMKEYTSWKSPAKKLTNALSKSLSCASSREPLHPMFPDQPEKPLNLAHIVDTWPPRPANSMNDTIFSHSVPNSGSPHTNKRSEGASPHSPVTDDDDGGEHALINLYVSLLNSDSRLPHTKNNEVEQNKNLTRAAPLLLKGKGVS